The Ziziphus jujuba cultivar Dongzao chromosome 3, ASM3175591v1 region ATAAAGCAAGGATTCAATATGTCTCCCACGTATGGTGAATGTAGTTTAATGAAAATTTGCAACAGTAGAACATTTATCAGTTCACTAGAACAAGGAAGTACTTTTATGGATGCAGGAGTACAGGTGTCCATCAATATAATAACTCTTTTTAATGAACATCATGCTGGTTAAAAGAACTTATTCTCATGATATGGGTCCATTCGTAACAAAAACATATGGTCTCAAATCCCACGTTGTGTGCTTCTTCACGTTTCAATTTCTTTTACAGCAAGAAGACACTGCTATAAGGTCTTCAATCAATATGCATATGGAGTTGAATGGAAAGGATATTTGAAGACAAACAATGATTGATGGTATATCAATTGTGCAACAATAGATGCGAGTAGTATGCATCCAGGGAGCATTCATATTAACATTGGGTAGGCTACAAGAGTCgaaacagtaaataaataaaaaatggatattAAAACAATAAGAGTCGTACCTTGCATGTTACAGACATGTCAGCATAGACACTTAGAAGAGGACTTCTGCATGGGGAAAGATGAGTAAAAAGACAACCATATATGAGATACAGAAATATTAATATCCCAAATGCAAGTCAAAAGACAATCCTTTATTTCTACGATTTCCAATTATTGATTCTTAAGTATAAAAAAAACCACTGAGATATCAAGCTGGTAATAAGCTTGAAAACCATGAGATATACCTTAAAGCAACTAAAAAGTGGCTTTACTTTTTAGCAAGATCGATTAATTAACTGAAAgtcatattttgaaaattaaaaaacaagtgAGGTACGAGAAGGACCTGCTAAAAAGTAGGTGGTCATATGTGTTCTTCAGTTTTCTGTCAAACCTGAGATGAAGTAGAATTTTTATGCCAGGCTAATAACGAAAATATTAAATACTAAGAATATTGCATATTATATAATACATGTGTGAGTGCTCATGCGCGAATATATATGGTCTACAATCTTTCCAACTTAGGATCAATGAATGCCAAATACTAGTTAAAGTACATGTTCATCATAAAAACAAGTAATCAATTTGACCTCTCTGTAGTTGCttaaaaaacaaaccaaaaccgtgaaaacaaaacagaaacaaaaacacaaagacAAAAACATATAAGAAATGCAATCAACACGATTAAAGTCAAATATCATTAATCAATCACTTTTAGCACTTTGTGACTGCAAGCCTCTTTTTGCGAGCAGTCGACCAAGAGAAGGATTACTTTATTTCTTGTATACTTAATAGCAATAGTATCAATTACTAACCATATGTGAACATTAATAACTGGAACTCCTACTAATTTCtccaactttttaaaatatggaATTTCTTTCCAGCTGTCAGGCAAGAGAAGCTTCAGGATATCAACTGTTCAGAATAAAAACAACGGACAGAATTAGGTAAAGTGGcattataaattcaataatagCATATCAGGCTTGTTTGTGCTATACCTGGAGTGGCAAACACATAAACATCCCCTTCAATCACATTTCCATTGGTTAATAAAAATCTCTTCACTGTTCCGTCATTATTTAGCTCAATTTTTTGTATCCGTGAATTAAGTTGGAGTTCACCACCCAATTTCTCGATATGATCAACAATTGGCATACAGAGTCTCTCTGGAGGATTACCATCTAAAAAGGCCATCTTGGAACCATGCTTCTCCTATTCATGAAATTTATAAGGTGCTGATCAGCTAGTGCCATATGGTGGAAAAGAAGTCCTTTTGCTTCAAAATAAATTACTGCAACAGGCAAAATAGTATCCATGCCAATGGAAcccaaatataaacaaaatacagATCTTCGCTAGAACATGCCACTGACATAATGTTGACTTAACCTATGCTAGCTTGgttcccaaaaataaaaaaataaactaaaaactaTGCTACCTGACTACCAAAGCATTCATGATACAATGGCTAGGAATgtcaataaaattttgaaggCAAAGGACAAATGACTCTTGCATAAGGTGAAAATTCCAGTGAAACTGTGTCTGTTTGTACCTATTAACTTAAAATATGTAAATCAGGGATTCTTCAGGACCATGAACGCAAAAATTtagaaaggagaagaaaagcAAAGCATGATGTAGACTTTAAAGACACACTAAAACATTTTAAAGTTGGAATGGCATGTGCCATGAATAGATGTGAAAATTCTAGAAAGGATAATCCATGTCTCAGGTTAGATACCATTGAGCTTATGATAACGACTGACTATAGATCTGGTGGTTAGTAATGTTATTTAACTTGTATCTTGAGGTATTGAAACTAAATCTCTAGATTTCTCTTTTGATAAACGTTAAAGTTTTACTGGTGTCTGTGCCTCTATATGCAtggtaaagaaacaaaaaatcattTTGAGTTACGTTCATATTGTCCTGTATCAACAAAAGGAGAGTAAGATTGCGTTGTGTCAGGAGGGAGAAGTCAACATACCTGAAGAAATCTGTTCAAAGCAATCAATATACATTGCATTGAAAGTTCATCAGGGTTAATAAAGTTTAATGCCTTTGACATGGCAATAAACACCTCCTCAGTTACTCGATCAGGTATGCCCTGAGAGAAAAGGACAATATCATCAATTATTCTTCTGCCaaagtataaattatatatatcaggATCACCAAAATttccacaaaataaacaaataaggtAGGCAATGTCAATTCTGTAATcaataattatgaaataaaaCCATTATCTAAAGCATGGCTCTCCAAAACATTCATGTTCTCCATACCATTATCTAAAGAAGTTCTATTTTAACTTCTAGAAGATAAAAATCATCAGTTTTAGTTGGCTTCTCAATTCCTAAAAGTTTGTGGCAGCTCCTCTGTTTGCATCCAAATTATCCAAATTTGAGGCATAATTCCAATATAATTGATATCCTGCGTTCTTGTCCACTATGACGCAAGCCTCATCAGAGCTAAATTCATTATGCATCTGAATTATCACCTTATGCTGAATCCATTCAGAGATCAACCCATCATGGTTCAGTTAAAAATAGTTGAAAAACCCAGATTTTAGGAATGATCTATGCAGGCAACCCACTTCTCTTAACCCTATAACCTGTATCTTATAATTAAACTTGCTTATGACTCATAAAGCTACTAAGCTATCTATATAACAAACATGTGTAAATCTGGTCAAGATAAACCTTCAAAAATAGCACGATCAAAGGAGTTACCACACCTGTTTTCTCATCCAATCTTTAACAGAGATGTTATCTTGAGCTTCAACATAAGCCTGTCCACCAAGCATTGCCGGTAGAAGACCAATAGCAAACTTTACTTTCTCTGGCCAAGACAGCATTTCATTATTCTTCAAAATGGCCCATATTCCTGTCAATCATGTATAAAGCCAATCCGTAATAAACTTATAATAGACTGAAGATCAATCATATGCTaattttataaatcatatgAGAGAAAAAGACACTATCAAATACCCAAGTGGCTTGGGACTACAAAGAAATTCTACTAGGTTGGAAAAGAAATATCATTTTTGGAAATTTAGGACAATGCTAAATGCATCACTCTACTCCCAATCAATTATTTAAAAGCACCACTCTAATTCACAACTTAATTCTTCCATGACATATGATCATGTCTACCATGACAACTGAACCAAAAGGGCCTCCTACAGGTACCAATTCTCCTAACTCACGAGCCTCCTACTCTGACAAGTAAACACTGTCCAaaatatgtacacatgtcatcCATCCCATACTAAGAAAGTCCCCCTCATAATTTCTCGAAAGTCCATCAGCTGTgcacaattttataaaaacttTAGAACAAGATCATAAGGCAGATGACACACTTCCAATAATCATCCATCCTTCCAATCCTTTCTCACCATCCAACCTCACCCCACAATACTGCCATCAATTCCCCCAAATTACCAATCTCAAACTTActtatttggattttggaaggctagcaaaaagaaataaaatcattGGTTTCCTATTGCTATATGAATAAGGATAGGATATATGGCATGAAAGATATCAAAGATATATACGTTTCCAGGGAATCCTGTTCAAAAATAATAGATGTTTGACTTTTGTCATATAAAATTTGGTCTTTTGGAGTCTACATGAGGATATACTGCAGGCTGACTGAGTGTTACTTCTCAATATATATTGCTAATTCAGGGAATCACTACATTCCAACAAATTAAACCAACATGGATCCAAGCACATTGTGAAATATGccattaaaactaaaatttttcaaagttGCATTAATGTACCTTAATTTTTGAGGTAATAAATAGATATGATTTCTTACCATTTATGGGTGATGGCAAAGCTTCAAGGAAGTCAAATCGACTGAACTCTCCTGGCTTGTTGGGCATTGCAAATATCATAGAATGCTCTTTCCACTGTAACCTGTCATCAATACCAAGCTCTCCAAACAAGTTTTGTACATTTGGATACGCTCCAACtagccaaaaaaatgaaaagaaaagtataataagttcaaatgaaaaaaagagagacaaaGATGGAGAAAGGAAGTTGTTAAGCTTACAGAATATATGTAGGCCTGTCTCATACCAGTCTCCATCCTCATCTTTCCATGCTGCCAGCTAGAGAAAAGAAGATAAACTTCAATCAGTTACTAACTTTCTCACCCTATCACCATACTCAAACTACCAAATTTAAAGATATATGGAGGACCTATCCAATTAGGATTGCTCATAcataccaaaatataaaaaactgcAATGTacttaattacaaaaaaatctacACAACCCAATCACAATAAAACATTTTAAGGAGACACAGCTAGAGACAAGAAAGAGGAGTGGATACACACTAGAAAATATTCCAATCTTTTAAACCATGTTACAGCCTTTATACTGAAAGGCCATCTCGTAGGAAATGAACTAACATGCAATTTTATCAAGACTTTATGCTTAGTTAACCATTAGGATAAGTTCACCAATGCCAACTAAACTAACATCCTTTTTGATGCTTGGTTTTGACATGTCTTAAACCCCACAAAATCATTCCTCTAATAACTAGTCATGGACATGAGCATAGCACTTTAAATGATTCTTTTCCTTCCTCTACAGGGGGTGGTGGGAGCAAAAATCTTAGCTGTCCCTCTCATCCAAGAATTGAACACAAGCCCTCTCCCCTCCTTCAACCGCAATCCAACCCCCATCCCTCAAGAAGGGAGGATTACCTGCTGCAAAAGCTAGCGGGTGAATGATTTCTCTGGTACCAATGTAAATCTTTTCTTAATAATCCATATCAGCTTCCTCATTTCAGTATGCACTTTCTACATGCAATCTGAATGTGCCAGTAGTTACCATGATAATTTTCTGCCGCCTTTATGGACACCTTATATCATATTCATCATGTTGAAAATGATATAGCAAAATAGCAATCCCAAAGAACCATCTAATTCAGACAAGATGCTGTTAAATATCATCTTGAAATAACTGATTGAACATTGCTTATTAAGCCTAAAAGATGATAGTATTTCACCCAATTGTCAACCAGGAAAAAGTTAGTTTTCAAAGAACATAATAGACAGAGACAAATGATGGCACAAGCACAGAATTGGTGTCAAAGTGGGATAAAACTAGATCAGCTTAAGGACCTTTCCACCTAAAACATCTCTTGCTTCCAGTAATAAAGGTTTATGACCTGCATCTGCCAAATACTTTGCAGTTGATAAACCAGCCAGTCctgcaataatttattaaaataaaaagcttagcAAATGAACCATGTGCATTGAACTCCAAATAACTACTATTTTTATTGCGAGACTACAATCATCATTAACAAGCATTTCAAATAAGCAGAGTCGCAACAATGAAGACACATCAAGGAATCTTTTTGCCTAAAAGAAACTAtgtcaaaatcattttttttctcaatagaAATAACAATAGCATATGGTCAAAACTAATAAAACCAACACTTTACTAGTAACAAAGAAAACCCTTATATCCATTATCCAGTATCcataaaataaaggaaatagcAAGTAGTCACCTAATCCTTGGAGTATCAATCACTTAAATAGAACACAAATGTGAGCACACAAGAAAGAGAATTCTACAGCAATTTGGCATTCTCTTCCAAAAGCAGCATACATCAACTTTAGTTGCACAGACGAAAatggacaaaataaaataaagtaattcAAAAAATACGATAGCTTGAAAACCACCCAAGTAAAGCATAAATTTGGTATATTAGCAACCAAATCTAGAAATAGAGTTGTTAAATTAAGGTGGATATCTCATAAGTACAGGAGGATAGGATTAGATTTCATCACCTGCACCAGCAATTACAACTTTTAACGGTTTAGCAGGACGAGGAGAAGAGCGAAAGGAAGCAGACAAGGAAGCAGCTTCTAAGAAATTAACAGTATTCTCAAGCTCCGGTCTTGGATAGTCCACACAAACTACCTACTTCACAAACAAAACTAAATTCCATATAAGACTTGGCCAGCAAAATTccgaaaataaatataaacaaacaaataagtaattattttttttccctaaaaaatCAAACCTTCAAAGGGAAACCCCTTTTCCTCTGCCCTCTACCAGTCGCACTTGAGCACGGAATTCTCAAACTCTGAGACATAAATTCACTACCTCCAAAAGTCAAAGCTTCCAAATTTGGCAAACCCATTTGGAAACAACATCTGGGTGTGCTTCCAACCTTCCTAATACTTACGATACTACTAGTTTGCCAGCTCAAGTTAGCCGCGGAAACAC contains the following coding sequences:
- the LOC107422207 gene encoding 15-cis-phytoene desaturase, chloroplastic/chromoplastic translates to MSQWGCVSAANLSWQTSSIVSIRKVGSTPRCCFQMGLPNLEALTFGGSEFMSQSLRIPCSSATGRGQRKRGFPLKVVCVDYPRPELENTVNFLEAASLSASFRSSPRPAKPLKVVIAGAGLAGLSTAKYLADAGHKPLLLEARDVLGGKLAAWKDEDGDWYETGLHIFFGAYPNVQNLFGELGIDDRLQWKEHSMIFAMPNKPGEFSRFDFLEALPSPINGIWAILKNNEMLSWPEKVKFAIGLLPAMLGGQAYVEAQDNISVKDWMRKQGIPDRVTEEVFIAMSKALNFINPDELSMQCILIALNRFLQEKHGSKMAFLDGNPPERLCMPIVDHIEKLGGELQLNSRIQKIELNNDGTVKRFLLTNGNVIEGDVYVFATPVDILKLLLPDSWKEIPYFKKLEKLVGVPVINVHIWFDRKLKNTYDHLLFSRSPLLSVYADMSVTCKEYYNPNQSMLELVFAPAEEWISRSDTEIIDATMKELAKLFPDEISTDQSKAKILKYHVVKTPRSVYKTVPDCEPCRPLQKSPVEGFCLAGDYTKQKYLASMEGAVLSGKLCAQAIVQDYDSLIAREQRNLAEAVSR